A genomic region of Vitreimonas flagellata contains the following coding sequences:
- the clpA gene encoding ATP-dependent Clp protease ATP-binding subunit ClpA — protein MATFSRTLEHTLRRALSFANEHQHEYVTLEHLLLSLIDDDDAAGVMHACKVDLDKLRTNLESYLETELDSLVVNNRDHEEPRPTAGFQRVLQRAMLHVDSSGGREVTGANVLVALFSERESHAAYFLQEQDMTRYDAVNFIAHGLPKRAGAAQSRPVRGAQEGEDGERVVKQGSEALAAYCVNLNKKAKEGKIDPLIGREAEVLRAIQILCRRNKNNPLLVGDPGVGKTAIAEGLARKINENQVPEVLADATIFSLDMGALLAGTRYRGDFEERLKSVMKELENHPKAVLFIDEIHTVIGAGATSGGAMDASNLLKPALQSGQLRCMGSTTYKEYRQHFEKDRALARRFQKIDVNEPSIPDAIKILMGLKPYFEEFHKVKYSDEAIKVAVELSARHMGDRKLPDKAIDVIDETGASMMLLTPDQRRENIEVSDVEEVVARMARIPPKSVSKNDSEMLASLPNDLKRVVFGQDNAIDQLAAAIKMARAGLREPHKPIGSYLFAGPTGVGKTEVARSLANILGIELLRFDMSEYMERHTVSRLIGAPPGYVGFDQGGLLTDGVDQHPHSVLLLDEIEKAHPDLFNILLQVMDNGTLTDANGKKVDFRNVILIMTTNAGASDAAKQGIGFGAGKKDHENEEAIKRLFTPEFRNRLDAVISFGGLPPEVVRNVVQKFIIQLEGQLAERNVQIEITDRAADWLAAKGYDESFGARPLGRLIQEQVKKPMADELLFGKLKDGGIVKIDLDPSDDTKLKFTYHQEPRGLLSFGKKPEKA, from the coding sequence ATGGCGACATTCTCCCGCACGCTCGAACACACGCTCCGTCGGGCTCTTTCGTTCGCGAACGAGCACCAGCACGAGTATGTGACGCTCGAGCATCTCTTGTTGTCGCTGATCGATGACGATGACGCAGCTGGCGTGATGCATGCCTGCAAAGTCGATCTCGACAAGCTGCGCACGAATTTGGAATCGTATCTCGAGACCGAGCTCGACAGCTTGGTCGTCAACAATCGCGATCACGAAGAGCCACGCCCGACCGCTGGCTTCCAGCGCGTGCTGCAACGCGCGATGTTGCATGTTGACTCAAGCGGCGGCCGCGAAGTGACCGGCGCCAACGTGTTGGTCGCACTGTTCAGCGAACGCGAGAGCCATGCCGCGTACTTCCTGCAAGAGCAGGACATGACGCGCTATGACGCGGTGAACTTCATCGCGCACGGCTTGCCGAAGCGCGCGGGTGCAGCTCAATCGCGGCCGGTGCGCGGTGCGCAGGAAGGCGAAGACGGCGAGCGCGTGGTGAAGCAGGGCTCGGAAGCCTTGGCCGCGTATTGCGTGAACCTCAACAAAAAGGCCAAGGAAGGCAAGATTGATCCGCTGATCGGGCGCGAAGCCGAAGTGCTGCGTGCGATTCAGATTCTTTGCCGCCGCAACAAGAATAACCCGCTGCTGGTCGGCGATCCGGGCGTCGGTAAGACGGCGATCGCCGAAGGTCTGGCGCGCAAGATCAACGAAAACCAAGTGCCGGAAGTGTTGGCCGACGCCACCATCTTCTCGCTCGACATGGGTGCGTTGCTCGCCGGCACACGTTATCGCGGCGATTTTGAAGAGCGCTTGAAGAGCGTGATGAAAGAACTTGAGAACCACCCGAAAGCGGTGCTGTTTATCGACGAAATTCATACCGTGATCGGCGCGGGCGCCACGAGTGGCGGGGCGATGGACGCGTCGAACCTGCTGAAGCCGGCGTTGCAATCGGGCCAGCTGCGCTGCATGGGCTCGACCACGTACAAGGAGTATCGTCAGCACTTCGAGAAGGATCGCGCGCTCGCGCGGCGCTTCCAGAAGATTGACGTCAACGAGCCGTCGATCCCGGATGCGATCAAGATCCTGATGGGTCTGAAGCCCTATTTCGAAGAATTTCACAAAGTGAAATATTCGGACGAGGCTATCAAAGTTGCAGTCGAGCTTTCGGCGCGTCACATGGGCGATCGCAAGTTGCCGGATAAGGCGATCGACGTGATCGACGAAACCGGCGCCTCGATGATGTTGCTGACGCCGGATCAACGCCGCGAGAACATCGAGGTGTCGGACGTCGAGGAAGTGGTGGCGCGGATGGCGCGCATCCCCCCGAAATCGGTGTCGAAGAACGATTCCGAAATGCTCGCGTCGCTGCCTAACGACCTGAAGCGCGTCGTGTTTGGTCAAGACAATGCAATCGATCAGCTCGCCGCCGCCATCAAAATGGCGCGTGCGGGTTTGCGCGAGCCGCATAAGCCGATCGGCTCATATCTGTTCGCAGGCCCCACCGGCGTCGGCAAAACCGAAGTCGCGCGGTCGCTGGCGAACATTCTGGGCATCGAGCTGCTGCGCTTCGATATGTCGGAATACATGGAGCGTCACACGGTGAGCCGTCTCATCGGCGCGCCTCCGGGCTATGTCGGCTTCGATCAGGGCGGCTTGCTCACCGATGGCGTCGATCAACATCCGCATAGTGTGTTGCTGCTCGACGAAATCGAGAAGGCGCACCCGGATCTGTTCAACATCCTGTTGCAGGTGATGGACAACGGCACGCTGACGGACGCCAACGGCAAGAAGGTCGATTTCAGGAACGTCATCCTGATCATGACGACGAATGCCGGCGCGTCGGATGCGGCCAAGCAAGGTATTGGCTTCGGCGCGGGCAAAAAGGATCACGAGAATGAAGAGGCGATCAAACGCCTGTTCACGCCGGAATTCCGCAATCGTCTCGATGCTGTGATCAGCTTCGGCGGCTTGCCGCCGGAAGTGGTCCGCAACGTCGTGCAGAAGTTTATCATCCAGCTCGAAGGCCAACTCGCCGAACGCAATGTGCAGATCGAAATCACTGATCGCGCCGCGGATTGGTTGGCGGCCAAGGGCTATGATGAAAGCTTCGGCGCGCGTCCGCTCGGTCGTTTGATCCAAGAGCAGGTGAAGAAGCCGATGGCGGACGAATTGCTGTTCGGCAAGCTGAAGGACGGCGGCATCGTGAAGATCGACCTTGATCCGAGCGATGATACGAAGCTGAAATTCACCTACCACCAAGAGCCGCGCGGCTTGCTCAGCTTCGGCAAGAAGCCCGAGAAGGCTTAA
- a CDS encoding DUF4870 family protein, translating to MTDTNNTSDMLTGGNKGNAQLIYILYLASIIVGVTSIIGVVMAYLSKDQAPDWLKTHYNFLIRTFWMGLLYSFIGLLLMIVLIGWIVLIATLIWMIIRCVKGLGYLGRGEPVPNYQTWMIP from the coding sequence GTGACTGACACGAACAACACGAGCGACATGCTGACCGGCGGCAACAAAGGCAACGCCCAGCTCATCTACATTCTCTATCTGGCGTCCATCATCGTGGGCGTCACCAGCATCATCGGCGTGGTGATGGCCTATCTGTCCAAGGACCAGGCGCCCGATTGGCTTAAGACACACTATAATTTCCTCATCCGCACCTTCTGGATGGGCCTGCTTTATAGTTTCATCGGTTTGCTGCTGATGATCGTGCTGATCGGCTGGATTGTTTTGATCGCCACGCTGATCTGGATGATCATTCGATGCGTGAAAGGCCTTGGCTATCTCGGCCGCGGCGAACCCGTGCCGAACTATCAAACCTGGATGATCCCGTAA
- a CDS encoding HIT family protein, translated as MSLHGDYDDTNLFAKILRGEIPAVKVYEDADVLAFMDIFPQARGHVLIVPKNSRARNFIELPADRVASLMAVVHKLSKATAKALNPDGVTVTQFNGAPAGQTIFHLHFHIIPRYEGVRLAGHGHGNRADIAELEQIAKQIAAAIE; from the coding sequence ATGAGCCTTCACGGCGATTACGACGACACCAATCTCTTCGCCAAGATCCTGCGCGGGGAGATTCCGGCGGTGAAGGTCTATGAGGATGCCGACGTGCTCGCCTTCATGGACATCTTCCCGCAGGCGCGCGGCCATGTGCTGATCGTGCCGAAGAACAGCCGCGCCCGGAATTTCATCGAACTCCCGGCCGATCGCGTCGCGTCGCTGATGGCTGTGGTGCACAAGCTTTCAAAGGCGACGGCGAAAGCGCTCAATCCAGACGGCGTCACCGTCACGCAATTCAATGGCGCGCCGGCGGGGCAGACGATCTTCCACCTGCACTTCCACATCATCCCCCGCTACGAGGGCGTACGCCTCGCAGGCCACGGCCACGGCAACCGCGCCGACATCGCCGAACTCGAACAGATCGCCAAACAAATCGCCGCTGCGATCGAATAG
- a CDS encoding NUDIX hydrolase encodes MKRPEQFAMTPEEKVFDAPDAEKPKVVKPRDAATLILVRGGREVMMGQRSKGHVFMPDKWVFPGGRVDLQDGRAKAATELTPETEALLKLGGVIRRAPRAYALAATRETLEETGLVLGGPEGPELDKLQFVARAITPPYRPRRFDARFFLADAEAVLASFEPVAGEELLHTKWFSLDDAERLDLPSITRFVLKEVRQRLAGQAVEPPFLRFMRGSHQMDRLKS; translated from the coding sequence ATGAAGCGCCCCGAACAATTTGCGATGACGCCCGAGGAGAAAGTCTTCGACGCGCCCGACGCCGAGAAGCCCAAGGTCGTGAAGCCGCGCGACGCAGCGACCCTCATCCTGGTGCGCGGCGGGCGCGAAGTGATGATGGGGCAGCGCTCGAAGGGCCATGTCTTTATGCCGGACAAATGGGTGTTTCCCGGCGGCCGGGTCGATCTGCAGGATGGGCGGGCCAAGGCCGCGACCGAGCTGACCCCGGAAACAGAGGCGTTGCTGAAGCTCGGCGGCGTGATCCGCCGTGCGCCGCGCGCGTACGCCCTGGCGGCGACGCGGGAGACATTGGAGGAGACGGGCTTGGTGCTGGGCGGGCCGGAGGGGCCGGAACTGGACAAGCTCCAATTCGTCGCTCGCGCCATTACCCCGCCGTACCGTCCGCGCCGGTTCGACGCCCGGTTCTTTCTGGCCGACGCCGAGGCGGTTTTGGCCTCGTTCGAGCCGGTAGCCGGGGAAGAATTGCTGCACACCAAATGGTTTAGCCTGGACGACGCCGAGCGGCTGGATTTGCCCTCGATCACCCGGTTTGTGCTGAAAGAGGTCCGCCAGAGGCTGGCCGGCCAGGCGGTCGAGCCGCCCTTTCTGCGCTTTATGCGGGGCAGCCACCAAATGGACCGCCTTAAAAGTTGA
- the rpmG gene encoding 50S ribosomal protein L33, with protein MAKKTIIKIRLNSTADTGYFYVTKKNPRTKTEKLKFNKYDPIARKHVEFVEGKIK; from the coding sequence ATGGCTAAGAAGACCATCATCAAGATCCGCCTGAACTCGACGGCGGACACGGGCTATTTCTACGTGACGAAGAAGAACCCGCGCACGAAGACGGAAAAGCTCAAGTTCAACAAGTACGACCCGATCGCGCGCAAGCACGTCGAGTTCGTCGAAGGCAAAATTAAGTAA
- a CDS encoding PaaI family thioesterase — protein sequence MDFAAALTERQRGKLPDHLGLEWPEARPGYIRGRFDVKEHHLAPNGFLHAASVIALADSACGYGCFISKPETAINFTTIEVKTNFLGTVREGAVMCEAKLVHGGRNTQVWDAEVKDEVTGKTIALFRCTQMILYPK from the coding sequence ATGGATTTTGCCGCCGCCCTCACCGAACGTCAGCGTGGAAAGCTTCCGGACCATCTGGGCCTCGAATGGCCCGAGGCACGGCCCGGCTACATTCGCGGCCGCTTCGACGTGAAGGAGCATCACCTCGCGCCCAACGGTTTCCTGCATGCCGCCAGCGTCATCGCGCTGGCCGACAGCGCCTGCGGCTATGGCTGCTTCATCTCAAAGCCGGAAACCGCCATCAATTTCACCACCATCGAGGTGAAAACCAACTTCCTCGGCACCGTCCGCGAAGGTGCGGTCATGTGCGAAGCCAAGCTCGTGCACGGCGGGCGCAACACGCAGGTCTGGGATGCGGAGGTAAAGGATGAGGTGACGGGTAAGACCATCGCGCTCTTCCGTTGCACGCAAATGATCCTGTACCCCAAATAG
- a CDS encoding competence/damage-inducible protein A, translating to MTLRQVKAAVLLIGDELLSGRTQDVNLRAISKFLAPLGVQVVEARVVSDVPEAIIAAVNDLRARYDYVFSTGGIGPTHDDKTADAMAAAFGVHIDVREDARAILEEHYKGRVHLNESRLRMARIPDGATLIANPVSKAPGFQIGNVFVMAGVPSIVRGMLEDVGHRIEGGAVVKSATIRGKGVVEGAIAEGLEKLETDAAGAVSFGSYPWFAPGDYGVHLVARSAVPEALAKAAEDLKGLILSVGGTPEEIEEGAA from the coding sequence ATGACGCTCCGACAAGTCAAAGCCGCCGTATTGCTCATTGGCGATGAGTTGCTCTCCGGTCGAACGCAGGATGTAAACCTGCGCGCGATCTCGAAATTCCTCGCGCCGCTCGGCGTGCAGGTCGTGGAGGCGCGCGTGGTGTCGGACGTGCCCGAGGCCATCATCGCCGCCGTCAACGATTTGCGGGCGCGCTATGACTACGTGTTCAGCACCGGCGGCATTGGCCCCACGCACGACGACAAAACCGCCGATGCGATGGCTGCGGCGTTCGGGGTGCATATCGACGTGCGCGAAGATGCGCGGGCGATTTTGGAAGAGCATTACAAAGGCCGCGTGCATCTGAATGAATCCCGTTTGCGTATGGCGCGTATTCCGGACGGAGCAACCTTGATCGCCAATCCAGTTTCGAAAGCGCCGGGGTTTCAGATTGGCAACGTGTTCGTGATGGCGGGCGTACCCTCGATCGTGCGTGGCATGCTGGAAGATGTCGGCCATCGCATCGAAGGCGGCGCGGTGGTGAAGAGCGCAACGATACGCGGCAAGGGCGTTGTTGAAGGCGCGATCGCCGAGGGCCTGGAGAAGCTGGAAACCGACGCGGCTGGCGCGGTGTCGTTTGGCTCGTATCCTTGGTTCGCGCCGGGCGATTACGGCGTGCACCTTGTGGCGCGTTCGGCCGTGCCGGAAGCGCTCGCGAAAGCGGCAGAAGATTTGAAGGGGCTCATCCTCTCCGTTGGCGGCACGCCGGAAGAGATCGAAGAGGGCGCGGCCTAA
- a CDS encoding GNAT family N-acetyltransferase: MHPLDKLAWTALTTRQAHLSEGEALARRFRTDIGPFASCADASDAAIAALAELIPVNGDISLLEPGPPKPPPGAALVASTLGLQMVWKNFSAEQRSFDIAPLGDADAAEMLELALLTKPGPFRARTNMLGRFVGIRDNGKLVAMAGERLQIAGFIEISGVCTHPDYRSRGYGAALMRTVGARIIADGETPFLHTYAHNTGAIALYQSLGFETRCEVTHAIWKRA; the protein is encoded by the coding sequence ATGCACCCGTTGGACAAGCTGGCGTGGACGGCGCTGACGACACGCCAGGCGCACCTTTCCGAAGGCGAGGCGTTGGCGCGGCGCTTTCGCACCGATATCGGCCCCTTCGCGTCGTGCGCGGATGCTTCGGACGCAGCAATCGCCGCGCTCGCCGAACTCATCCCCGTCAATGGCGACATCTCGCTCCTCGAACCGGGGCCGCCCAAACCGCCGCCGGGCGCCGCACTCGTCGCCAGCACGCTCGGCCTGCAGATGGTTTGGAAGAATTTCAGCGCCGAACAGCGCAGCTTCGACATCGCGCCACTCGGCGATGCGGATGCTGCTGAGATGCTAGAACTGGCCCTCCTCACCAAGCCCGGCCCATTCCGCGCCCGCACAAACATGCTCGGGCGTTTCGTGGGCATCCGCGACAACGGCAAGCTCGTGGCGATGGCGGGCGAGCGTTTGCAGATTGCGGGCTTCATCGAGATCAGCGGCGTCTGCACACATCCGGACTATCGCAGCCGCGGCTATGGCGCAGCGCTCATGCGCACCGTCGGCGCGCGTATTATCGCCGATGGCGAGACGCCGTTCTTACACACCTACGCGCACAACACAGGCGCGATCGCGCTCTATCAATCGCTCGGCTTTGAGACGCGCTGCGAAGTCACGCACGCAATCTGGAAGCGCGCTTAG
- a CDS encoding trimeric intracellular cation channel family protein — translation MVPDTLPVLPPILDYTGVAVFALTGALAAARDRHDIITFWFFAVFTGVGGGTLRDLLIGAPVFWVGDPTYLAIGLVAALLVWFLAPHLERAKTLIWLDAIGLAAYAVIGAGKALALGVDPFVSIAMGVLTACFGGVIRDVLAGQPSALLKREITISAALLAAVGFVALSAAGVSPAWAGLAGALAGFGLRAGAIHYGWALPSFGEKRGQGKA, via the coding sequence ATGGTTCCTGACACGCTCCCCGTTTTGCCGCCCATACTCGATTACACCGGCGTGGCCGTGTTCGCGCTGACAGGCGCGCTTGCCGCGGCGCGAGATCGGCACGACATCATCACGTTCTGGTTCTTCGCCGTGTTTACCGGCGTGGGCGGGGGGACGTTGCGCGACCTGCTGATCGGCGCGCCAGTGTTTTGGGTGGGCGACCCAACCTATCTCGCGATCGGCTTAGTCGCGGCGTTACTGGTTTGGTTCCTCGCGCCGCATTTGGAACGCGCGAAAACTTTGATTTGGCTCGATGCGATTGGCTTGGCGGCCTATGCGGTCATTGGCGCGGGCAAGGCCCTGGCGCTCGGTGTCGATCCGTTCGTCTCGATCGCCATGGGCGTGCTGACCGCGTGTTTCGGCGGCGTGATCCGCGATGTGCTCGCGGGCCAGCCTTCGGCGCTGCTGAAGCGTGAGATCACCATCTCGGCAGCACTACTGGCCGCGGTGGGCTTCGTGGCGCTGAGTGCGGCCGGCGTGTCGCCCGCTTGGGCAGGCCTTGCGGGGGCTTTGGCAGGTTTCGGTTTGCGCGCCGGAGCCATACATTATGGCTGGGCGCTGCCCTCGTTCGGAGAGAAACGTGGCCAAGGAAAAGCTTGA
- a CDS encoding hydroxymethylglutaryl-CoA lyase: MAKEKLELVEVSPRDGLQNEPDIVSTENKLALIDHIIAAGLRRLEAGSFVNPKKVPQMADGDAVFAGVPKRDDVTYIALALNLRGVERAIAAGASEINYAFCASDGFSIRNNGATVEETFAVWPDVVALAKVNGARVTATVSTAFGCPFDGEVPVAQVVKVAERCVAEDIFELALADTIGVGAPTDVHERFKAVKAAIPGHVQLRAHFHNTRNTALANAVAAVEEGVRVLDGSLAGIGGCPFAPGAAGNVPTEDLLYMFNRMGFDTGVDLDRAVEAAQFIGGVLGRKTPGMVSRAPKWPKQ, encoded by the coding sequence GTGGCCAAGGAAAAGCTTGAACTTGTCGAGGTCAGCCCGCGCGATGGGTTGCAGAACGAGCCGGATATCGTCTCGACCGAAAACAAGCTCGCCCTGATCGATCACATCATCGCGGCGGGCCTGCGCCGGCTTGAGGCGGGTAGCTTCGTCAATCCGAAGAAGGTGCCGCAAATGGCGGATGGCGACGCCGTGTTTGCCGGCGTGCCGAAGCGCGATGACGTGACCTACATTGCGCTCGCGTTGAATTTGCGCGGCGTCGAGCGTGCGATCGCAGCGGGCGCGTCGGAGATCAATTACGCCTTCTGCGCCTCCGATGGTTTTTCGATCCGCAACAATGGCGCGACGGTGGAAGAGACGTTCGCCGTATGGCCCGATGTGGTGGCGCTGGCGAAGGTCAACGGCGCGCGCGTGACGGCGACGGTGTCGACGGCGTTCGGTTGCCCGTTCGACGGCGAAGTGCCGGTGGCGCAGGTGGTGAAGGTCGCCGAGCGCTGCGTGGCTGAGGACATTTTCGAATTGGCGCTCGCCGACACGATCGGCGTTGGTGCGCCGACCGATGTGCATGAGCGCTTCAAGGCCGTGAAAGCTGCGATCCCAGGCCATGTGCAATTGCGTGCGCACTTCCACAACACGCGCAATACCGCACTCGCCAATGCAGTGGCCGCTGTCGAAGAGGGCGTGCGTGTGTTGGACGGTTCGCTCGCCGGCATTGGCGGCTGCCCGTTTGCGCCGGGCGCTGCGGGCAACGTGCCCACGGAAGATCTGCTCTATATGTTCAACCGCATGGGCTTCGACACAGGCGTCGATCTCGATCGCGCGGTTGAGGCAGCGCAATTCATCGGCGGCGTGTTGGGGCGCAAGACGCCAGGTATGGTCAGCCGCGCGCCGAAATGGCCCAAACAATAA
- a CDS encoding TorF family putative porin yields the protein MMKKLLGLALLAGAATAGTSGVAAAEGTVTANVAFTSNYVWRGITQSDGEFAVQGGADYASDMFYVGTWASSVDDFGADASAELDVYAGITPSLGPVSFDFGVLGYLYPGADDLDFFELKAAASISPTEALSLGAAAYASDEFGGDGGEESLYLEANAAFALSEAFGISGAIGNQEVDDDDYTTWNIGASYAFHGFGFDLRYHETDIDDADEEISFTISREL from the coding sequence ATGATGAAGAAACTGCTTGGTCTGGCCCTGTTGGCCGGCGCTGCTACGGCCGGCACGTCTGGCGTCGCCGCTGCTGAGGGCACGGTGACGGCGAACGTTGCGTTCACCAGCAATTACGTGTGGCGCGGCATTACGCAGTCCGACGGCGAGTTCGCCGTGCAGGGCGGCGCGGACTACGCCTCCGACATGTTCTATGTCGGCACCTGGGCTTCGTCGGTCGACGATTTCGGCGCCGACGCTTCAGCAGAACTCGACGTCTATGCCGGCATCACGCCGTCGCTCGGCCCGGTCTCCTTCGATTTCGGCGTTCTCGGCTATCTGTACCCGGGCGCTGACGACCTGGACTTCTTTGAACTCAAGGCCGCCGCCAGCATCAGCCCAACCGAAGCTCTGTCGCTCGGCGCTGCCGCTTATGCGTCAGACGAGTTCGGCGGCGACGGCGGTGAAGAGTCGCTCTACCTGGAAGCCAATGCGGCGTTCGCCCTGAGCGAAGCGTTCGGCATCTCGGGCGCCATCGGCAACCAAGAAGTTGACGACGACGATTACACCACCTGGAACATTGGCGCGTCGTACGCCTTCCACGGCTTCGGCTTCGATCTCCGCTATCACGAAACCGACATCGACGACGCTGACGAGGAAATCTCGTTCACGATCAGCCGCGAACTCTAA
- a CDS encoding calcium/sodium antiporter, with amino-acid sequence MDVWLQIGAGLILLGLGGEGVVRGAVGVARRLGVSELLIGLTLVGFGTSTPELLTSISAALRGSDGVAVGNVVGSNISNILLIAALAAIAWPMAVSRAAVFRDGSTMIAASIALAAYAFFFSSIERWTGALMLVLLAAYIWSTWRLERGSQIPSAEMHRAESHAYDPAPPSLWVSLLFALGGIAVLILGADLLVQGAVTLARSAGLSETVIGLTIVAVGTSLPELVATLAAAAKGRSEVAFGNVVGSNIYNVLGVLSMTAIIQPVSIPVDLHPVDWVVFVASAALLVLHAWTGARISRREGGLLLALYLLYIAYLVGRTGV; translated from the coding sequence GTGGACGTTTGGCTTCAGATTGGCGCTGGCCTGATTTTACTTGGGCTTGGCGGCGAGGGGGTGGTGCGCGGCGCGGTTGGCGTGGCGCGCAGGCTGGGCGTCTCGGAATTGCTGATCGGGCTCACGCTCGTGGGTTTTGGCACCTCGACCCCCGAATTGCTGACCAGCATCAGTGCGGCGTTGCGCGGATCCGACGGTGTGGCGGTCGGCAACGTCGTCGGATCCAACATCTCCAACATTCTTCTGATTGCCGCGCTGGCCGCGATCGCGTGGCCGATGGCTGTGTCGCGCGCGGCGGTGTTCCGCGATGGCTCCACGATGATCGCCGCGTCGATTGCGCTCGCCGCCTACGCCTTTTTCTTCTCCAGCATTGAGCGATGGACCGGCGCTCTCATGCTCGTGCTGCTCGCGGCCTACATCTGGTCGACCTGGCGGTTGGAGCGCGGTTCGCAGATTCCCTCAGCGGAAATGCACCGAGCGGAGAGCCACGCCTATGATCCAGCGCCGCCGTCCTTGTGGGTCTCGCTCCTGTTTGCTTTGGGCGGCATCGCGGTTTTGATCTTGGGCGCTGACCTTCTCGTGCAAGGCGCCGTGACGCTGGCGCGAAGCGCTGGGCTCTCCGAGACGGTGATCGGCCTCACGATTGTCGCGGTCGGCACCTCGCTGCCGGAACTCGTGGCCACGTTGGCGGCGGCGGCGAAGGGGCGGTCCGAAGTCGCGTTTGGCAACGTTGTGGGCTCCAACATCTACAACGTGCTCGGCGTGCTCAGCATGACGGCGATCATTCAGCCCGTATCGATCCCGGTTGATCTTCATCCTGTCGATTGGGTGGTGTTTGTGGCGTCGGCTGCGCTGTTGGTGCTGCACGCATGGACCGGGGCGCGCATCAGCCGGCGCGAAGGCGGTCTGCTGCTGGCGCTCTACCTGCTTTATATCGCCTATTTGGTCGGGCGGACGGGCGTATAA
- the queF gene encoding preQ(1) synthase — MTDTLTQLGKSATIPASPDEAVLERAPNPHKGALYLARFTAPEFTSICPVTGQPDFGVLVIDYAPADWIVESKSLKLFLQSFRNHGAFHEDCTVGVAKRIVDAISPTWLRIGGYWNPRGGMPIDVFWQTSAPPDGLWLPDQGVPTYRARG, encoded by the coding sequence ATGACCGACACTCTCACGCAGCTCGGGAAGAGCGCGACCATCCCGGCAAGTCCGGACGAAGCGGTGCTCGAACGCGCGCCGAACCCACACAAGGGCGCGCTCTATCTTGCGCGTTTCACCGCGCCGGAATTCACCTCGATCTGCCCGGTGACGGGCCAGCCGGATTTCGGCGTGCTCGTGATCGATTACGCGCCGGCGGATTGGATCGTGGAATCCAAGAGCCTGAAGCTCTTCCTACAAAGCTTCCGCAATCACGGCGCCTTCCATGAGGATTGCACTGTGGGCGTGGCGAAGCGGATCGTGGACGCGATCAGCCCGACCTGGCTGCGCATTGGCGGCTATTGGAATCCGCGCGGCGGCATGCCGATCGATGTCTTCTGGCAAACGAGTGCACCGCCGGACGGGCTGTGGCTCCCCGACCAGGGCGTGCCGACATACCGCGCGCGCGGCTGA
- a CDS encoding antibiotic biosynthesis monooxygenase, producing the protein MTAFNAVRFRVKPGRDKDFLDAHLRVERNWPGLRHANIIKTGDHSYCIVAEWSDMDSLAAARPHMVATLDGFRDTLEDLGGGLGLTDPVSGPVVLQLK; encoded by the coding sequence ATGACTGCGTTCAACGCCGTGCGCTTTCGGGTGAAGCCGGGCCGGGACAAAGACTTCCTCGACGCCCATTTGCGCGTTGAGAGAAATTGGCCCGGCCTGCGCCACGCCAACATCATCAAGACCGGCGATCATTCCTATTGCATCGTCGCTGAGTGGAGCGACATGGACTCCCTCGCCGCCGCGCGACCGCACATGGTCGCCACACTCGACGGCTTCCGTGACACTCTTGAAGATTTGGGCGGAGGGCTTGGGCTCACCGATCCAGTGTCAGGCCCTGTTGTACTTCAGCTGAAATAG
- a CDS encoding nitroreductase family protein has translation MTLPASAIPAAPKENEPVNAVNENAAMLALLARRRSTKIAHFAEPGPSPDQIDALIALSTRVPDHGKIGPWRFVVIDGDARARAGEALAQVIANDAGVDDARLAAARGIFLRAPSCVMVVSSPKPSPKVPEWEQFMSAGAACFALLLGAHAMGFAGAWITEWPAFDARARKALGLADHEQVAGFVYLGTAREPAIERVRATSEGRVTRF, from the coding sequence ATGACCCTTCCCGCTTCCGCTATTCCGGCCGCACCCAAAGAGAACGAACCCGTCAACGCCGTGAATGAGAACGCCGCGATGCTGGCGCTGCTCGCGCGCCGCCGCTCCACCAAGATCGCGCACTTCGCCGAGCCCGGCCCGTCGCCCGATCAGATCGACGCGCTGATCGCGCTCTCTACGCGCGTGCCGGATCACGGCAAGATCGGCCCGTGGCGTTTCGTTGTGATCGATGGCGACGCCCGCGCACGCGCTGGCGAAGCGCTGGCGCAAGTGATCGCGAACGACGCAGGCGTCGATGACGCCAGGCTCGCCGCCGCGCGTGGCATTTTCTTACGCGCACCGAGTTGCGTGATGGTTGTGTCTTCGCCCAAACCTTCGCCGAAAGTGCCGGAATGGGAGCAGTTCATGTCGGCAGGCGCGGCGTGCTTTGCACTTTTGCTCGGCGCACACGCTATGGGCTTCGCTGGCGCGTGGATCACGGAATGGCCCGCGTTCGACGCGCGCGCGCGCAAAGCGCTTGGCCTTGCCGATCACGAGCAGGTTGCGGGTTTCGTCTATCTCGGCACCGCCCGAGAGCCCGCGATCGAGCGTGTGCGCGCCACTTCCGAAGGCCGCGTTACACGCTTCTGA